One Chitinophaga sp. H8 DNA window includes the following coding sequences:
- a CDS encoding SusD/RagB family nutrient-binding outer membrane lipoprotein — protein MKSIIKSACVVIGGSLMMQACSKFEQTNFDPKSANEEQLQVEYALNGSITGAQMNPDIAERSFVLYWKTAGHQHRQGGLSSGGYNDDWTTAYYNGVSGWLNAANLAIELAEKRIAANNAQPHTKNLLQIGRIWRAYLMSEMSDNFGPIPIKAFQGVNPEFSQVKDVYYYLLNELKEAEAAIDENVANPQTLKDFDPAYGFNYNRWKRYANSLRMRLAMRLSEVDPDKAKTEFEAAVATKLLITDMADAFKVKEKDGWDDLTGVMSRSWNSQLISASLNNLYVGLGGVTSDVQLDASFHTAIKPADWMGLKFANHFSSKTNDPAAGYWLDGLPKIIDPRAYKAFIIPGDFTNPDFSPFPDASVTKDTKRNLEDATGKVVKEIDAKYTWNASATGDWAEKGAMNKVYTYEGTMPRMSHKFRTSTSERIFFAPWETYFLLAEASVRGWATSIGAKEAYEAGIQSSFQYWGVTAHLAAYLTSQDYNRVGTSVSWNHTAEPPAFRTMNFKDGYTNTAGTVNISYPSNTLYKNGSVKNDLLTKIITQKFIAQCPWLPLETWNDQRRLGLPFFENPVIEKALPNLPALNNSNYTTSNIKFFPQRLRYPASLQNNSAKGYQQAVSFLNGPDAVLTPLWWAKH, from the coding sequence ATGAAAAGTATTATAAAAAGCGCATGTGTTGTGATAGGCGGAAGCCTGATGATGCAGGCCTGCTCCAAATTTGAACAAACAAATTTTGATCCCAAGTCTGCCAATGAAGAACAGCTTCAGGTAGAATATGCACTTAATGGATCTATTACCGGTGCACAGATGAACCCTGATATTGCAGAGCGTTCTTTTGTATTATATTGGAAAACAGCCGGGCACCAGCACCGCCAGGGTGGCTTATCCAGTGGTGGTTATAATGATGACTGGACTACAGCCTATTACAATGGAGTATCCGGCTGGCTGAATGCCGCTAACCTGGCTATAGAACTGGCTGAAAAAAGGATCGCCGCCAATAACGCGCAGCCTCACACCAAAAATCTGCTGCAGATAGGACGTATATGGCGTGCTTACCTAATGAGTGAAATGAGCGATAACTTTGGCCCCATTCCCATCAAAGCCTTTCAAGGTGTGAACCCGGAATTTTCCCAGGTAAAAGATGTGTATTATTACCTCCTTAACGAATTGAAAGAAGCGGAAGCTGCCATTGATGAAAATGTAGCCAATCCTCAAACGCTGAAGGATTTTGATCCGGCTTATGGTTTCAACTACAACAGGTGGAAAAGATACGCCAATTCCCTGCGTATGCGTTTAGCCATGCGCTTATCTGAAGTAGATCCGGATAAAGCGAAAACTGAATTTGAAGCAGCAGTGGCTACCAAACTGCTGATCACAGATATGGCTGATGCCTTCAAAGTAAAAGAGAAAGACGGATGGGACGACCTGACTGGTGTCATGAGCCGTTCCTGGAATTCGCAGCTGATATCAGCCAGCCTGAACAACTTGTATGTTGGCTTGGGTGGGGTTACTTCTGATGTGCAGTTAGATGCCTCTTTCCACACGGCTATCAAGCCTGCCGACTGGATGGGGCTTAAATTTGCCAACCATTTTTCCAGCAAAACCAATGACCCTGCTGCAGGCTACTGGCTGGATGGTTTGCCAAAAATAATTGACCCCCGCGCTTACAAAGCATTTATTATTCCCGGAGATTTTACCAACCCTGATTTTTCCCCTTTCCCCGATGCCAGCGTTACAAAGGATACCAAAAGAAACCTGGAAGATGCTACTGGTAAGGTGGTAAAGGAAATTGATGCCAAATATACCTGGAATGCATCCGCTACGGGCGACTGGGCTGAAAAGGGTGCGATGAATAAAGTATATACCTATGAAGGTACAATGCCGCGTATGTCTCATAAATTCCGGACCAGTACTTCAGAGCGTATTTTCTTTGCTCCCTGGGAAACCTACTTCCTGCTGGCAGAAGCCAGTGTAAGAGGCTGGGCTACTTCCATCGGGGCCAAAGAAGCCTATGAAGCAGGCATACAGTCCAGTTTCCAATACTGGGGTGTAACGGCTCATCTCGCAGCTTACCTTACTTCTCAGGATTACAACAGGGTAGGTACTTCCGTGAGCTGGAACCATACTGCCGAACCTCCTGCCTTCCGTACTATGAACTTTAAAGATGGTTATACCAATACAGCGGGTACTGTTAATATCAGCTACCCCAGCAATACCCTTTACAAAAACGGTAGTGTAAAGAATGATCTTCTGACTAAAATCATCACCCAAAAGTTCATTGCGCAATGCCCCTGGCTGCCACTGGAAACCTGGAACGATCAGAGAAGATTAGGATTGCCTTTCTTTGAAAATCCGGTGATTGAAAAAGCATTGCCCAACTTACCGGCATTGAACAATAGTAACTATACTACCAGCAATATCAAATTTTTCCCGCAAAGGTTAAGATATCCTGCCAGCCTGCAGAACAACAGTGCTAAAGGCTATCAACAGGCTGTATCTTTCCTGAACGGACCTGATGCAGTACTGACACCACTCTGGTGGGCAAAGCACTAA
- a CDS encoding FecR family protein produces MDKDLNEFNEYLGRLNRRLAEPLSAEEEQLLRDWVTQHPLQQNTANNDPDQLAAKGAGIYNNIDREVNSTLNLNRRPLLRLLKIAAVVAGICMLGAITYWNSHRHSSRKFAILRNDTKMPRKFVLPDGSVIWLNQQTRIRTDEYFGRNNRELYLEEGEAFVDVKQNETLPFLVKTGEVSIAVLGTSFNVKAYAATPVIKITVLTGKVRVDKNSQQLQQLNQDDELVYNTAYSSFSTHKAEARKVSGWKDGGLYLEDVPFPEFVKALQERYGVSINYPEQLQQQKIHIYILHHQPLQDVMEMIGSIYNIQYSTNGKNVTISLNGTR; encoded by the coding sequence ATGGACAAGGATCTGAATGAATTTAATGAGTACCTGGGGCGTTTAAACCGCAGGTTGGCCGAACCGTTGTCTGCCGAAGAAGAACAACTGTTGCGGGATTGGGTGACACAACATCCATTGCAACAGAATACTGCAAACAACGACCCGGACCAGCTGGCGGCAAAGGGGGCCGGTATCTATAACAATATAGACCGGGAAGTTAACAGCACGCTCAACCTTAACAGACGTCCCCTCCTTCGCCTGTTAAAGATAGCAGCTGTTGTGGCCGGGATATGTATGCTGGGGGCCATCACTTACTGGAACAGTCATCGTCATAGCTCCCGGAAGTTTGCTATACTACGGAATGATACAAAGATGCCCAGGAAATTTGTGTTGCCCGACGGATCTGTTATCTGGCTAAACCAACAAACCCGTATCCGTACGGATGAATACTTTGGACGGAACAACCGGGAACTATACCTGGAAGAAGGGGAGGCATTTGTTGATGTTAAACAAAATGAAACATTGCCATTCCTGGTAAAAACAGGTGAAGTAAGTATTGCTGTACTGGGAACATCTTTTAACGTGAAAGCATATGCGGCAACACCTGTTATTAAAATAACCGTACTAACCGGAAAGGTGCGTGTAGATAAAAACAGCCAGCAGCTGCAACAGTTGAATCAGGATGATGAACTGGTGTATAATACAGCATATTCCTCTTTTTCAACACATAAAGCAGAGGCCCGCAAGGTAAGCGGGTGGAAAGATGGTGGTCTTTACCTGGAAGATGTGCCTTTTCCTGAATTTGTAAAAGCACTACAGGAACGTTATGGTGTATCTATCAATTATCCGGAACAACTGCAACAGCAAAAAATACATATCTATATTCTGCATCATCAACCATTGCAGGATGTGATGGAAATGATAGGAAGTATTTACAATATACAATACAGTACAAACGGGAAAAATGTGACTATCTCCCTGAACGGGACCCGTTAA
- a CDS encoding FG-GAP repeat domain-containing protein, which translates to MTTGYLKLICYIQLLLLTAHVANAQTRARKGTAVKFSKETLTKKFIAEGVAVGDINRDGKIDVMAGAYWFEAPGWKQHEIAKADSFIVNGGYSNSFLNFCMDVNQDGWLDIVRIDTPGESAVWYENNKNKPGHWKMHMIYPNVGNESPQFVDVDGDGRLDLLCNDPKTKQIIWVRAPFKKGDTKWEKFVISERKDIPGTHMYTHGLGFGDMNGDGRKDVVIKDGWWEAPADPKQPDWTFHPVALSEECSQMYIQDLDGDGDVDIISASAHNYGIWWHEQVKDEQGNAKWIHHVIHKEFSQSHGLALVDVNGDGHPDLVTGKRFFAHNGHDPGEYEPAVLYWFEFVPGKTPAWIPHEIDNNSGVGLHVVVEDINKDGRPDIITGNKKGVHVFKAL; encoded by the coding sequence ATGACAACAGGCTATTTAAAACTGATCTGCTACATCCAGCTGTTACTGTTAACAGCTCATGTAGCAAATGCTCAAACCAGGGCAAGAAAAGGAACTGCTGTGAAATTCAGCAAAGAGACCCTTACAAAAAAATTTATTGCTGAAGGAGTGGCAGTGGGTGATATAAACCGGGATGGAAAAATAGATGTGATGGCAGGCGCCTATTGGTTTGAAGCGCCAGGCTGGAAGCAGCATGAAATCGCAAAAGCAGATTCTTTTATTGTAAATGGTGGATACAGTAATTCTTTCCTGAATTTTTGTATGGATGTAAACCAGGACGGCTGGCTGGATATTGTTCGTATTGATACGCCCGGTGAATCGGCAGTATGGTATGAAAATAACAAGAACAAGCCGGGGCATTGGAAAATGCATATGATATATCCCAATGTAGGGAATGAGTCCCCGCAGTTTGTAGATGTGGATGGCGATGGCAGGCTGGACCTTTTATGTAATGATCCGAAAACAAAACAGATCATCTGGGTACGGGCACCATTTAAAAAAGGAGATACGAAGTGGGAAAAGTTTGTGATCAGCGAAAGAAAGGATATCCCCGGAACACATATGTATACTCATGGACTGGGGTTTGGGGATATGAACGGAGATGGACGTAAGGATGTGGTGATAAAAGATGGCTGGTGGGAAGCGCCGGCAGATCCTAAACAACCTGATTGGACATTTCATCCGGTAGCACTGAGCGAAGAATGTTCCCAGATGTATATCCAGGATCTGGATGGAGACGGGGATGTAGATATTATCAGTGCCTCCGCGCATAACTATGGTATATGGTGGCACGAACAGGTAAAAGATGAACAGGGCAATGCCAAATGGATTCATCATGTTATCCATAAGGAGTTTTCCCAATCGCATGGCCTTGCCCTGGTAGATGTTAATGGGGATGGTCATCCGGACCTGGTAACGGGTAAACGTTTTTTTGCACACAACGGTCACGACCCCGGAGAATATGAGCCTGCGGTATTGTATTGGTTTGAATTTGTTCCGGGAAAAACACCTGCCTGGATACCACATGAGATAGATAATAATTCAGGAGTAGGACTTCACGTGGTGGTAGAAGATATCAATAAGGATGGTCGTCCGGATATTATCACCGGCAACAAAAAAGGTGTACACGTATTTAAAGCATTATAA
- a CDS encoding alpha-L-rhamnosidase C-terminal domain-containing protein, protein MRKFFVTAALLLPLMYGSVQAQLPPVFDKQTAANATGTPTTRKYLPPVRIVWQEGNLQGVSGLMQPGNGQADLSNKNMCILKPAGNVKPAILLDFGRELHGGLQIVTGMWGGNKPVKLRIRFGESVSEAMSNIEPEKNATNDHAIRDMMVEVPWLGKLEVGNTGFRFVRIDVVEDVPEVMLKEVRAIFNFRDLPYLGSFNSSDTLLNKIWLTGAYTVHLNMQDYLWDGIKRDRLVWVGDMHPETSTISTLFGYNEVVPHSLDLVRDITPLSEWMNGISTYSMWWIIIHRDWYYHNGNLPYLRQQKAYLLPLLRRISQMIDENNSEKLDGTRFLDWPSSENPQGIHAGLQAMMVLSLQAGAELCKILQEPAAAQECEAAVARLKKHVPDHNNSKQAAALMALSGLASAKEMDDQVINVGGAKEFSTFYGYYMLQAKAKAGNYEGALDAIRTYWGGMLSIGATTFWEDFNLDWLNNAGRIDELVKPGQKDIHGDYGGYCYKGFRHSLCHGWASGPTPWLTEHVLGIQVKAPGCKVIKITPHLGDLTFAEGTFPTPYGILKVKHTKGKDGKIKSEINAPKGVTILR, encoded by the coding sequence ATGAGAAAATTTTTTGTCACAGCAGCACTGTTATTGCCATTGATGTATGGTAGTGTGCAGGCACAGTTGCCTCCCGTATTTGATAAACAAACGGCCGCTAATGCTACCGGTACGCCAACTACCCGCAAATACCTGCCTCCTGTGCGTATTGTATGGCAGGAAGGCAACCTGCAGGGCGTATCAGGATTAATGCAGCCGGGCAACGGACAGGCTGATCTTTCCAATAAAAACATGTGTATCCTGAAACCTGCGGGTAATGTAAAACCAGCTATATTACTGGATTTTGGCAGGGAATTGCATGGTGGATTGCAGATCGTAACCGGGATGTGGGGAGGCAATAAACCCGTGAAATTGCGCATTCGTTTCGGAGAGTCAGTGAGTGAAGCTATGAGCAACATAGAACCGGAAAAGAATGCTACTAATGATCATGCCATCCGGGATATGATGGTAGAAGTACCCTGGCTGGGTAAACTCGAAGTGGGTAATACAGGATTCCGGTTTGTCAGAATCGATGTGGTAGAGGATGTACCGGAAGTAATGCTGAAAGAAGTGCGTGCCATTTTTAATTTCCGGGATCTTCCTTATCTGGGGTCTTTCAATAGCAGTGATACTTTGCTGAACAAGATCTGGCTGACAGGCGCTTATACGGTGCATTTAAATATGCAGGATTATCTCTGGGATGGTATTAAGCGCGACCGGCTGGTATGGGTAGGGGATATGCATCCCGAAACATCTACTATCAGCACCCTGTTTGGATACAATGAGGTAGTACCCCATAGCCTGGACCTGGTGAGGGATATCACCCCGTTGTCTGAATGGATGAACGGAATCAGTACTTATTCCATGTGGTGGATTATCATCCACCGCGACTGGTATTATCACAATGGGAACCTGCCTTATCTGCGTCAACAGAAAGCGTATCTGTTGCCTTTACTCCGCCGGATTTCACAGATGATAGATGAGAACAATAGTGAAAAATTGGATGGCACACGTTTTTTAGACTGGCCTTCCAGCGAAAATCCCCAAGGTATACATGCCGGTTTACAGGCTATGATGGTCCTGTCTTTGCAGGCAGGTGCCGAGTTATGTAAAATATTACAGGAGCCGGCCGCCGCACAGGAATGTGAAGCGGCAGTAGCCCGGTTGAAAAAACATGTACCGGATCATAACAATTCCAAACAGGCAGCAGCACTGATGGCCCTGTCTGGTCTGGCATCCGCAAAAGAAATGGATGATCAGGTAATCAATGTAGGCGGTGCAAAAGAATTTTCTACTTTTTACGGATACTATATGTTGCAGGCCAAAGCTAAAGCCGGTAATTATGAAGGAGCACTGGATGCTATCCGTACTTACTGGGGAGGAATGCTGAGTATAGGAGCTACTACTTTCTGGGAAGATTTTAACCTGGATTGGTTAAATAATGCCGGCAGGATAGATGAGCTGGTAAAACCCGGTCAGAAAGACATTCATGGTGACTACGGAGGCTACTGCTATAAGGGCTTCCGGCATAGCTTATGTCATGGGTGGGCATCTGGTCCTACTCCCTGGCTTACGGAACATGTACTGGGCATACAGGTCAAAGCGCCGGGCTGTAAAGTGATCAAAATAACACCTCATCTGGGAGATCTTACCTTTGCAGAAGGTACTTTCCCTACCCCTTATGGTATTTTGAAAGTGAAGCATACCAAAGGAAAAGACGGCAAGATAAAGTCAGAGATCAATGCGCCTAAGGGGGTAACGATATTAAGGTAG
- a CDS encoding RNA polymerase sigma-70 factor, with protein MLQAQKIKEGDSNAFRSFYETCWQELFLQATYLLRSEELAKDFVQDAFVKLWRNREQIDPSQRLEAYLYTILKNNVINHIKREQVWASKQREVAAKTDQPGLTPSDYLQAKELDNIIQERVRRMPEKMRDIWLMSRQQQLSIHEIASKLAISPLTVKKQLSNALTVLRVELKQHSRD; from the coding sequence ATGTTGCAGGCACAAAAAATAAAGGAAGGTGACAGTAATGCCTTCAGGTCTTTTTATGAAACCTGCTGGCAGGAACTGTTTCTTCAGGCCACTTATTTGCTAAGGTCGGAGGAGCTGGCAAAAGACTTTGTACAGGATGCCTTTGTAAAACTTTGGAGAAACAGGGAACAAATAGACCCATCACAACGACTGGAAGCCTATCTCTATACTATCCTTAAAAATAATGTTATCAATCATATAAAGCGGGAACAGGTATGGGCCAGTAAGCAGCGGGAGGTGGCAGCAAAAACGGATCAGCCTGGCCTCACCCCCTCTGATTATCTGCAGGCCAAAGAGCTGGATAATATCATACAGGAACGGGTACGCCGGATGCCGGAGAAAATGCGGGATATCTGGCTGATGAGCCGGCAACAACAACTGAGCATACATGAAATTGCATCAAAACTGGCTATATCTCCCCTCACCGTAAAAAAACAGCTTTCAAATGCATTAACCGTATTACGGGTGGAATTAAAGCAGCACTCCCGGGATTAA